Genomic DNA from Rahnella variigena:
GCCAGTGAGCCTGCAAGGCGCGCGTGCCTGATTGCCGCGCCCTAATTCCCCTTTTCTGATGACTGACAGGATTTAAGATGGCAAAAGTAACTAAACCAGAAGTCGACGTCGTTGTTGTCGGCCTCGGCTGGGCTGGCTCGCTGATGAGTATCGAACTGGCGATGGCAGGCCTGACCGTTCGCGCCCTCGAACGCGGCGGCGATCGCGGCTACGAAGAATTTGCATACCCGAAACCGGCAGACGAGTACGCTTATGCGGTGCGTAACAAAGTCATGGCGACACCGGCTGAAGCCGCGGTCACCGTGCGTTACAACATGAGTGAAACCGCCCTGCCGACCCGTAAATGGGGCGCGTTTGCGCCGGGTACCGGCGTCGGTGGTTCTGGTCTGCACTGGACGGCGGTACTGATCCGCCCGACGCCGACCGATTTAAAGCTCAAAACGTATGCAGACGAAGCGTATAAGCCGGGCATCCTGCAGGAAGATATGCGGATCATGGACTTCCCGTTCACGTGGGACGAAATCGAGCCGTATTACACCAAGTTTGAGCACATTTGCGGTCAGTCCGGTAAAACCGGTAACCTGCGCGGTCAGATTATGGAAGGCGGCGACCCGTTCGAAGGGCCACGTTCCGAGCCGTATCCGCTGCCAGCGCTGGAAGATACGCTCAACAGCAGCATGTTTGCTGAAGTCACCAAAAAGATGGGCTATCACCCGTTCCCGAACCCGTCGGCCTGCGTGTCCCGCGCGTGGACCAACCCTTACGGCAACCAGATTGCGCCGTGTAACTACTGCGGTTATTGCAGTAAATATCCTTGCCTGAACTACTCAAAAGCCTCGCCGCAAACCGCCGTGATGGACGCACTGAAACGCATGGATAACTTCTCTTATGAAGTCCATGCCAACGTGCTCAAAGTCGAGTTGCACGATGATAAGAAAACCGCCAAAGGCGTGATCTACATGGATGCAGACGGCAATGAATGCTTCCAGCCTGCGAAAATCGTGGTGCTGAGCAGCTTCCAGTTCTGTAACGTGCGCCTGATGCTGCTGTCCGGGATCGGCAAACCGTACAACCCGATCACTGAAGAAGGCGTGATTGGCCGTAACTATGCGTTCCTGAGTAACGGCGGCTCGACGC
This window encodes:
- a CDS encoding GMC family oxidoreductase — its product is MAKVTKPEVDVVVVGLGWAGSLMSIELAMAGLTVRALERGGDRGYEEFAYPKPADEYAYAVRNKVMATPAEAAVTVRYNMSETALPTRKWGAFAPGTGVGGSGLHWTAVLIRPTPTDLKLKTYADEAYKPGILQEDMRIMDFPFTWDEIEPYYTKFEHICGQSGKTGNLRGQIMEGGDPFEGPRSEPYPLPALEDTLNSSMFAEVTKKMGYHPFPNPSACVSRAWTNPYGNQIAPCNYCGYCSKYPCLNYSKASPQTAVMDALKRMDNFSYEVHANVLKVELHDDKKTAKGVIYMDADGNECFQPAKIVVLSSFQFCNVRLMLLSGIGKPYNPITEEGVIGRNYAFLSNGGSTLFFKDKNFNPFATAGATGQMFNDISPGNFDGPSLGFIGGAKIHSSQATGTPISTSLPKGTPAWGTGWKEGMEEWYGHSMKISITTTCQSYRDIYLDLDPNYKDEYGYPLLRMTFDWKQNELKLQQYLKGIVGNITKELNPDSYSESFLPMDAHFDLTKYVSTHNVGGAVMGDNPKTSALNKFLQSWDVHNVFVPGGNAFPQNFQANPTDTIGAITLMAAQAIKDQYLKNPGPLVQA